In the genome of Bradyrhizobium arachidis, one region contains:
- the qatC gene encoding Qat anti-phage system QueC-like protein QatC yields the protein MTRHLIQGHFGPGDRANLAAAELGEKPTRFDLVAYDKVLDFGIGAALTDLKAKHVFPSEVALDLAVLAAQIHAADTRISRATESQDAWTREIRVVVPVSDVTRWNAAVPVLQRMLSFLTGDRWTIQFRPRPSSFAQIVPQADLIVPPFTGVSLFSGGLDSLIGAIDQLEAKRIPLLVSHAGEPAVSKAQDDCFDRLKKQYKSLPFERLRTWMAFPKQLVRNVGSEDSTRGRSFLFFALGVFAGTGLRTNFVMHAPENGLIALNVPLDTLRLGALSTRTTHPFYIARWNELLGILGIQGRIENPYWNKTKGEMVRGCSNPKLLEELVPETLSCASPTKGRWQGYPTQHCGYCLPCLIRRASVASIKDKTTYTVPDLRAQEWDPLTAAGEQIRSFQYAFDRLTARPGVEKFLIHKPGPLNDNPAALRELAAVYKRGLEEVGSLLAGVRTRPS from the coding sequence ATGACCCGGCATCTCATCCAAGGGCATTTTGGTCCGGGAGATCGGGCAAATCTGGCGGCCGCCGAGCTGGGTGAGAAACCGACACGTTTCGATCTCGTGGCCTACGACAAAGTCCTCGATTTCGGGATTGGCGCGGCGCTCACGGATCTGAAGGCAAAGCATGTCTTCCCGAGCGAGGTCGCACTGGATCTCGCAGTCCTCGCCGCGCAGATTCATGCTGCGGATACGCGCATCTCCCGCGCAACTGAATCTCAGGATGCTTGGACGCGCGAAATCCGCGTCGTCGTCCCCGTAAGCGACGTCACGCGCTGGAATGCCGCCGTCCCGGTCCTGCAACGCATGCTGAGTTTCCTCACAGGCGATCGCTGGACGATTCAATTTCGGCCGCGCCCGTCGAGCTTCGCGCAAATCGTCCCGCAAGCCGACCTAATCGTGCCGCCGTTCACGGGTGTGAGCCTCTTCTCAGGCGGACTGGACAGCTTGATCGGGGCCATAGATCAACTCGAGGCCAAGCGCATCCCGCTGCTCGTCAGTCATGCAGGCGAGCCTGCTGTCAGCAAGGCGCAAGATGACTGCTTCGATCGCCTGAAGAAGCAATACAAGTCGCTTCCTTTCGAGCGGCTCCGTACCTGGATGGCGTTCCCGAAACAGCTCGTTCGAAACGTCGGGTCCGAGGACAGCACGCGCGGCCGATCCTTTCTTTTCTTCGCGCTCGGTGTCTTCGCCGGTACCGGCTTGCGCACCAATTTCGTGATGCATGCGCCCGAGAACGGGCTCATCGCTCTCAATGTTCCACTCGACACCCTCCGTCTTGGCGCCTTGAGCACCCGAACGACCCACCCGTTCTACATCGCTCGCTGGAATGAGCTGCTCGGCATCTTGGGCATTCAAGGACGGATCGAGAACCCATATTGGAACAAGACCAAGGGTGAGATGGTCCGCGGTTGTAGTAATCCAAAGCTATTGGAAGAGCTCGTACCCGAGACGCTGTCATGCGCGTCACCGACGAAGGGACGATGGCAGGGATACCCGACCCAGCATTGCGGCTATTGCCTGCCATGCCTGATACGGCGGGCATCGGTCGCATCCATCAAGGACAAGACGACCTACACCGTCCCCGACCTTCGGGCGCAGGAGTGGGATCCCCTGACGGCGGCTGGCGAGCAAATTCGCTCCTTCCAATATGCTTTTGACCGGTTGACCGCGCGCCCCGGCGTCGAAAAATTCCTCATTCACAAACCGGGTCCATTGAACGACAATCCCGCGGCACTCCGCGAACTGGCCGCGGTCTACAAACGCGGCCTTGAAGAAGTCGGGTCGCTGTTGGCCGGCGTTCGAACTCGTCCCTCTTGA
- the qatD gene encoding Qat anti-phage system TatD family nuclease QatD, with the protein MISNLVDFHCHLDLYRNHAAAVAESERLKIFTLAVTTTPRAWPRNQELAAPTKYVRAALGLHPQLVKERAHELPIWREYLARARYVGEVGLDAGPAFYASFESQRKVFETVLRDCADQGGKILTIHSVRAAKVVIDMIEALLPPTRGVPVLHWFTGSKSDAARAAKLGMYFSINREMLRNERHRSTVMSLPLDRLLTETDGPFAKIDGRDARSGDVAMTVEELARLRSMPTAELTGVIAANLKRLTTT; encoded by the coding sequence GTGATTTCCAATCTCGTCGACTTCCACTGCCATCTCGATCTCTATCGCAATCACGCTGCCGCTGTCGCCGAGAGTGAACGCCTGAAGATATTCACGCTTGCGGTGACGACCACGCCACGTGCGTGGCCACGTAATCAAGAACTTGCCGCCCCGACCAAGTACGTCCGTGCAGCGCTCGGTCTCCACCCCCAATTGGTGAAAGAACGCGCGCATGAACTTCCCATCTGGCGGGAATACCTGGCACGAGCCCGTTACGTCGGCGAAGTCGGCCTCGACGCGGGACCAGCCTTCTATGCTTCATTCGAAAGTCAGAGAAAGGTTTTTGAAACCGTCCTCCGCGATTGCGCCGACCAAGGCGGGAAGATTCTGACGATCCACAGCGTAAGGGCCGCAAAAGTAGTCATCGACATGATCGAAGCGTTGCTTCCTCCAACACGTGGAGTACCGGTCCTCCACTGGTTTACGGGAAGCAAATCCGACGCAGCCCGCGCGGCCAAGCTAGGGATGTACTTCTCGATCAACCGCGAAATGCTGCGCAACGAGCGACACCGATCGACGGTGATGTCGCTGCCTCTAGATCGGCTCCTAACCGAGACGGACGGTCCGTTTGCCAAAATAGACGGCCGCGATGCCCGTTCAGGCGACGTAGCCATGACCGTCGAAGAACTCGCGCGCTTACGTTCAATGCCAACCGCGGAACTCACCGGTGTGATCGCGGCCAACCTTAAGCGCCTGACTACCACCTAG
- a CDS encoding alpha/beta hydrolase: MRRTLLFSAILLGVTVMTQTTQAATPDPATDPRIAPQVRAFLKEINKDSSPFWELPQPKPQDILTGLQNKTPVDMSGVRTTEQTITQDGQTVKIYIMKPEQISGKPGVLLFIHGGVWIVGNFQNHQRLLRDLVVGSGQIGVFVEYTSLPEARFPTQLNQSYAVLKWVASHAEEFGADGSRIAVAGNSVGGNMTAALTLMARDRGGPKISHQVLMIPATDASVDTQSYHEFGTGRFLARAFMKYGWDLYAPDAASRDNPYVSPLRASLEQLRGLPPALVITSENDPLRDEGEAYARKLKEAGVSVIATRYNGMIHDFVLLNGILTDPEPEAAIRQMSAEIKAQLAR; the protein is encoded by the coding sequence ATGCGACGCACCCTTCTTTTTTCAGCAATCCTTCTTGGAGTGACGGTTATGACGCAAACGACACAAGCCGCAACACCAGATCCCGCAACCGATCCTCGCATCGCCCCGCAGGTTCGTGCGTTTCTGAAAGAAATCAACAAGGACTCAAGTCCTTTCTGGGAGCTTCCTCAACCGAAGCCGCAGGACATCTTGACCGGCCTGCAGAATAAGACCCCGGTCGACATGTCGGGGGTGAGGACGACCGAGCAGACCATCACCCAGGATGGTCAAACCGTGAAAATCTACATCATGAAGCCCGAGCAGATCTCCGGTAAACCGGGTGTGCTGCTGTTTATTCATGGTGGCGTCTGGATTGTCGGAAATTTCCAGAACCACCAGCGCCTTTTGCGGGACCTGGTCGTCGGCTCGGGCCAGATCGGCGTGTTCGTTGAATACACCTCCTTGCCCGAGGCGCGGTTTCCCACCCAGCTCAATCAATCCTATGCTGTGTTGAAGTGGGTGGCGAGCCATGCCGAAGAGTTTGGCGCGGATGGCAGCCGGATCGCGGTGGCCGGCAATTCGGTCGGCGGCAACATGACCGCAGCGCTGACGCTCATGGCCAGGGACCGCGGCGGCCCCAAGATCAGTCACCAGGTGCTGATGATCCCGGCGACCGACGCCAGCGTGGACACTCAGTCCTACCATGAATTCGGCACCGGTCGGTTCTTGGCCCGCGCCTTCATGAAGTATGGCTGGGACTTGTACGCACCGGACGCCGCATCGCGCGACAACCCTTATGTTTCGCCATTGCGCGCCAGCCTTGAACAACTGCGCGGGCTTCCGCCGGCGCTGGTCATCACATCGGAGAACGATCCGCTGCGCGACGAAGGCGAAGCTTACGCCCGTAAGCTCAAGGAGGCCGGGGTTTCAGTGATCGCTACCCGCTACAACGGTATGATCCACGACTTCGTCTTGCTAAATGGCATTCTGACCGATCCCGAGCCGGAGGCTGCGATCCGTCAGATGTCAGCTGAGATCAAGGCTCAGCTCGCGCGTTAG
- a CDS encoding ATP-binding protein, with protein MTEQSPKAVHASNGWEVDLARRELRSRGASVPIGSRAFEILEILARSGGKLVSKYHLMERVWPGAVVEENTLQFHISAIRKAFGADRGLLKTVAGRGYRLLGRWNVLEAPEPEHRFDNAERNPKPPFRSNVPIAASALIGRSEPRQHLLDVLSAYRVVTLTGPGGIGKSVLALEVARSIFPALEGDCWIVELASLSDPALVPAAVSVALGLRLAGSVISAESVARALDRERLLLVLDNCDHLINAAAKLAETIVRLCPNVSVLATSREILRIEGEYAYRVPPLDVPPLRQDDEDVIRGYSAIQLFNARLIALDAGSSAGPGNLPFIAAICRHLDGIPLAIEFAAARVATLGLQQTTDLLDDRFSLLTAGRRTALPRHQTLRAALDWSYELLPEAERALLSRLAICAGGFTLEAATAVMGDLGVTATMVAEGIASLVAKSLVSLDASASFGRWRLLETIRAYALDKLAESGEGEQVARRHAEFYRDLFALAAAGPSVDLNDLPRYVRDIDNMRTALEWAFSRDSQKVDIGIGLAVAAGPVLLATSMLPECYRWSEQALLVLDDTRRGTSDEMRLQAALGYSLMFTRGGGNEARAALDRSLSIAEVRGDLTYQMWLLSALNIFHFRGGNRELTLQCAKRSLAVAEALGDPAAFALAHFVLGNSLYLTGDLRGAQAEFETAIENRSRAQRASKVYFGFDVAAPAAMGLASTLCLQGYPRQATEQAHLILEDARHIKHSITLSLTLIHAVLLFLWTGDLETAEKVTDWYISNGRAHSLALQVLVGRGIKALLAISRGDSQIGVDTLQNCVQELRAARYGMMASPFNLSLTEGLAATGRFDEAMSVINDGIQLVEMNGDLIYMTELLRVKGVLLLSMRQPDVEEAERLFDRSLELSRQQGARASELRATADLAKLMSAHGRREDARILLEQMIAWFKGQDTADLKAAERLLTTLELK; from the coding sequence TTGACGGAGCAAAGCCCAAAGGCCGTTCACGCGTCGAATGGATGGGAAGTCGATCTGGCCCGGCGCGAGTTGCGGTCCCGAGGTGCCTCCGTGCCGATTGGGAGCCGTGCATTCGAGATCCTCGAAATTCTGGCTCGATCGGGCGGCAAGCTCGTCAGCAAGTACCACCTGATGGAGCGCGTATGGCCCGGCGCGGTCGTGGAGGAAAACACCCTCCAATTTCATATTTCGGCCATCCGAAAGGCGTTTGGCGCCGACCGCGGCCTGCTGAAGACGGTCGCCGGCCGTGGCTATCGCCTGCTGGGACGCTGGAACGTGCTGGAGGCGCCCGAGCCGGAACATCGGTTCGATAACGCTGAACGCAACCCGAAACCGCCATTTCGATCCAATGTGCCGATTGCAGCATCGGCTCTGATCGGCCGAAGCGAACCGCGCCAGCATCTGCTGGATGTCCTGTCGGCTTATCGTGTCGTCACGCTGACCGGGCCAGGCGGAATCGGAAAAAGCGTACTCGCTCTCGAGGTTGCGCGCAGCATCTTTCCGGCGCTTGAGGGCGATTGCTGGATCGTCGAGCTGGCCTCGCTGTCGGACCCGGCACTCGTGCCGGCCGCGGTTTCCGTCGCGCTGGGACTGAGGCTCGCGGGCAGCGTGATTTCCGCCGAATCCGTAGCCCGGGCTCTCGACAGAGAGAGGCTGCTGCTCGTGCTCGACAATTGCGACCACCTCATCAATGCCGCAGCGAAGCTTGCGGAAACGATCGTCCGTCTATGCCCGAATGTGTCCGTGCTCGCGACGAGCCGGGAAATCCTGAGAATCGAGGGCGAGTACGCCTATCGCGTTCCACCGCTCGACGTGCCACCTTTGCGCCAGGACGACGAGGATGTCATTCGCGGGTACAGCGCAATTCAGCTGTTCAATGCCAGACTGATCGCCCTCGATGCCGGCTCGTCGGCGGGCCCTGGAAACCTGCCATTCATTGCCGCGATCTGCCGGCACCTCGACGGCATTCCGCTCGCCATAGAGTTTGCGGCGGCGCGAGTCGCGACGCTGGGACTTCAACAGACGACTGACCTTCTAGATGATCGCTTCAGTCTACTGACAGCCGGCCGCCGAACGGCTCTGCCGAGACACCAGACCCTGCGTGCGGCGCTGGATTGGAGCTACGAATTGCTGCCAGAGGCCGAACGGGCCCTGTTGAGTCGGCTGGCAATTTGCGCCGGCGGGTTCACGCTCGAAGCGGCGACCGCGGTCATGGGCGATCTCGGCGTGACGGCCACCATGGTTGCCGAGGGGATCGCAAGCCTGGTGGCCAAGTCGCTCGTATCCCTGGATGCATCGGCATCGTTCGGCCGCTGGCGACTGCTCGAGACAATTCGGGCCTATGCGCTCGACAAGCTGGCCGAGAGTGGTGAGGGCGAACAGGTTGCTCGTCGGCACGCTGAGTTCTATCGCGATCTGTTTGCACTGGCCGCCGCGGGCCCATCCGTGGACCTCAATGATCTGCCCCGTTACGTTCGAGACATCGACAATATGCGAACGGCGCTGGAATGGGCATTCTCTCGCGACTCGCAAAAAGTCGACATCGGAATCGGACTTGCCGTCGCCGCCGGGCCCGTCCTGCTGGCAACGTCCATGCTGCCCGAATGCTATCGCTGGTCGGAGCAGGCCCTGCTGGTCCTCGACGACACCAGGCGCGGAACGTCCGATGAAATGCGTTTGCAGGCCGCCCTGGGCTATTCGCTGATGTTCACGCGCGGCGGCGGCAACGAGGCGCGCGCGGCTCTGGATAGAAGCCTTTCCATCGCCGAAGTTCGCGGCGATCTAACTTATCAAATGTGGTTGCTCAGCGCGCTGAACATCTTCCACTTTCGAGGCGGCAATCGCGAGCTGACACTGCAATGCGCAAAGCGCAGTCTGGCAGTAGCCGAAGCCCTCGGCGACCCGGCCGCCTTCGCGTTGGCGCATTTCGTGCTGGGGAACTCACTTTACCTGACTGGCGATCTCAGGGGCGCCCAAGCGGAATTTGAGACAGCGATAGAAAACCGGTCACGCGCACAGCGCGCCAGCAAGGTCTACTTCGGCTTTGACGTTGCCGCCCCGGCCGCCATGGGTTTGGCGAGCACACTATGCCTGCAGGGATATCCGCGTCAGGCCACCGAACAAGCGCACCTCATCCTTGAGGATGCCCGTCACATCAAGCACTCGATCACGTTGAGCTTGACTCTAATCCACGCCGTCTTGCTGTTCCTCTGGACGGGCGATCTGGAGACTGCCGAGAAAGTCACGGATTGGTATATCTCCAATGGCCGGGCCCATTCCCTGGCGCTACAGGTGTTGGTCGGGCGTGGTATCAAAGCGCTGCTGGCGATCAGCCGCGGCGATTCTCAAATCGGAGTCGATACCTTGCAGAATTGCGTGCAGGAGCTTCGCGCTGCACGGTACGGGATGATGGCTTCGCCATTCAATCTTTCGCTCACGGAAGGGCTCGCCGCGACCGGCCGATTTGACGAAGCCATGAGCGTGATCAATGACGGCATCCAATTGGTCGAGATGAACGGCGACCTCATTTATATGACCGAGTTGTTGCGGGTGAAAGGCGTTCTTCTTCTCTCAATGCGGCAGCCTGACGTCGAGGAAGCGGAAAGGCTCTTCGACCGTTCGCTCGAACTCAGTCGTCAACAAGGCGCGCGGGCGAGCGAACTGCGGGCCACGGCCGACCTGGCAAAGCTCATGAGCGCTCATGGACGACGCGAGGACGCTCGGATCCTCCTGGAACAAATGATCGCGTGGTTCAAAGGCCAAGACACGGCGGATCTGAAAGCGGCGGAACGCCTCCTGACGACTCTGGAATTGAAGTAG
- a CDS encoding amidase family protein, translating to MTATSDRENPSAVARLEQAIARIQSPQAENVFTAVFADSARWEAEAADRRAATGRSRGPLDGRIVSVKALFDIAGTVTSSGSAALRRLPPAVEDAEAVRRLRAAGAIVIGKTQMTEFAFSALGTNPHDGTAGNPRDRERVPGGSSSGAVVSVIDGMADIAIGSDTGGSLRIPAALSGAVGFKPTSGFVPTAGAFSLSSSLDTIGPIAANVADCFAADQVLSGEGAPSRLRPAPPGTFRLIVARGRLFHRCEPDVLGAFEAAMERLRSGGLRIEEGSIESALDDVAEIDKIGTFPSIEVGATLRGLGLPGLDGVDPRTRVRIEAGAGILGTDYVRMVRLRQAAIRSFEQLFGNNEVFILPTTPTRAPLLSSVAEDATFHELNGLVLRNPRIANLLDCPSISLPLPLDGLPVGLMLIGRRNADRHLLEIAASVETLLRGHLHTA from the coding sequence ATGACAGCCACAAGCGATCGAGAAAATCCGTCTGCCGTTGCGCGGCTGGAGCAGGCAATTGCGCGGATCCAGTCGCCGCAAGCCGAGAACGTCTTCACGGCGGTGTTCGCGGATAGCGCCCGATGGGAGGCCGAGGCTGCCGACCGGCGCGCCGCGACAGGTCGCTCTCGCGGCCCGCTCGATGGCCGCATCGTTTCGGTGAAGGCGTTGTTCGACATTGCCGGCACGGTCACGAGCTCCGGATCGGCCGCGTTGCGCCGTCTGCCACCGGCTGTTGAGGACGCTGAAGCCGTGAGACGGCTGCGGGCTGCAGGTGCCATCGTCATCGGCAAGACCCAGATGACAGAATTTGCCTTCTCCGCGCTCGGCACGAACCCACATGATGGAACGGCAGGCAATCCGCGAGACCGCGAGCGCGTGCCGGGCGGCTCGTCATCAGGCGCCGTGGTGTCGGTGATCGATGGCATGGCCGACATCGCCATCGGCAGCGATACCGGCGGTTCTCTCCGAATCCCGGCCGCGTTGTCGGGCGCGGTCGGTTTCAAGCCGACCAGCGGTTTCGTGCCGACCGCCGGCGCATTCTCGCTATCCTCGAGCCTCGATACGATCGGCCCGATCGCCGCGAATGTCGCCGATTGCTTTGCGGCTGATCAGGTGCTTTCAGGTGAAGGCGCGCCATCGCGGCTGCGCCCGGCCCCTCCCGGCACGTTCCGCCTTATCGTTGCCCGCGGGCGGTTGTTTCATCGCTGCGAGCCCGACGTACTCGGCGCGTTCGAGGCCGCCATGGAGCGGCTTCGATCTGGTGGCTTGCGGATAGAGGAGGGATCGATCGAGTCTGCTCTCGATGATGTCGCGGAGATCGACAAGATCGGCACTTTTCCCTCAATCGAGGTTGGCGCGACGCTGCGCGGTCTGGGCCTGCCCGGGCTGGACGGTGTCGATCCCCGAACGCGGGTTCGCATCGAAGCCGGCGCTGGCATCCTCGGCACGGACTATGTGCGCATGGTGCGGCTGCGGCAGGCGGCGATCCGGTCCTTCGAACAGCTCTTCGGCAACAACGAGGTGTTCATCCTGCCGACGACGCCGACCCGTGCGCCGCTTCTCTCCTCCGTTGCGGAGGATGCGACATTTCACGAGCTCAACGGTCTCGTCCTGCGCAATCCACGCATCGCCAACTTGCTCGACTGCCCGTCGATTTCGCTGCCATTGCCGCTCGACGGTCTTCCCGTCGGCCTCATGCTGATCGGTCGCAGGAACGCCGACCGGCACTTGCTGGAGATCGCGGCCAGCGTAGAAACGCTGCTGCGAGGACATTTGCATACTGCATAG
- a CDS encoding DUF2848 domain-containing protein produces the protein MLLQFDRLANDRTDRVSVEIDSLVIAGWAGRDAAAIEHHIEELAALGIPRPSTTPLYYRVAAQTLTQDTCLTVLGPDSSGEVEPVIVAMADGLWVGIGSDHTDRKAEASGIALSKQLCGKLVGSRLWSYADVEAHWDEMMLRSWATIDGKRTLYQESPVSSLRTPRDLIRRHTGSATLPAGTLMFCGTPGAIGGIRPATRFEMELDDPVLGRRLTHSYDVDVLPVVS, from the coding sequence ATGCTGCTGCAATTTGACCGCCTCGCAAACGACAGGACCGACCGCGTCAGCGTCGAGATCGACTCTCTCGTCATTGCCGGCTGGGCGGGCAGGGATGCCGCGGCGATCGAGCACCATATCGAGGAGCTCGCCGCGCTCGGCATTCCGCGCCCCTCGACGACGCCGCTTTATTACCGCGTCGCCGCACAAACGCTGACCCAGGATACCTGCCTCACCGTACTCGGCCCTGACAGTTCCGGCGAGGTCGAGCCCGTCATTGTCGCCATGGCTGACGGGCTCTGGGTCGGCATCGGATCTGACCATACCGATCGCAAGGCGGAGGCGTCGGGCATCGCTCTGTCGAAGCAGCTCTGTGGCAAGCTGGTCGGCTCGCGGCTCTGGTCTTATGCCGATGTCGAGGCGCATTGGGATGAAATGATGCTTCGCTCGTGGGCGACGATCGATGGCAAGCGGACGCTCTACCAGGAGAGCCCCGTTTCCTCGCTCAGGACGCCGCGCGATCTCATCCGCCGCCACACCGGTTCGGCCACCCTTCCGGCCGGCACGTTGATGTTTTGTGGGACGCCCGGTGCGATCGGTGGCATCCGGCCGGCGACGCGCTTTGAAATGGAGCTGGATGATCCCGTGCTCGGCCGCAGGTTGACGCACAGCTACGATGTCGATGTGCTGCCGGTCGTCTCCTGA
- a CDS encoding ABC transporter ATP-binding protein, with product MLSLDKVSVSIEGVRVLRAVSCEIVARKTTVLIGRNGAGKTTTLRAIMGLIAHDEGSIRLDADDLGRRPAHTRARAGIGYAPEDRRLIPELSVEENIRLPALALKLDRAEIARRLDEIYQLLPELHVMRARPAGGVSGGQGKMVALGRALTVARKVLLLDEPFQGLAPALALDYARTLGELRRHRPDLSMLITESSPALLDRIADTTLQIERGEILTTSTKSRPSHAAAI from the coding sequence ATGCTCAGTCTCGACAAGGTCAGCGTCTCGATCGAGGGCGTCCGCGTGCTGCGCGCGGTCAGTTGCGAGATCGTCGCGCGCAAGACGACTGTGTTGATCGGCCGCAACGGTGCCGGCAAGACCACGACGCTGCGCGCGATCATGGGGCTCATCGCGCATGACGAGGGTTCGATCCGGCTCGATGCCGACGATCTCGGCCGCAGGCCTGCCCACACGCGCGCCCGTGCCGGCATCGGCTACGCGCCGGAGGACCGCCGCCTGATTCCGGAGTTGAGCGTCGAGGAGAACATCCGTCTGCCGGCGCTGGCGTTGAAGCTCGATCGTGCCGAGATCGCACGCAGGCTCGACGAAATCTATCAGCTGCTGCCCGAACTGCACGTGATGCGCGCCAGGCCCGCGGGCGGCGTGTCCGGCGGGCAGGGAAAGATGGTCGCGCTGGGCCGCGCGCTGACGGTGGCGCGCAAGGTTCTGCTGCTCGACGAACCCTTCCAGGGCCTGGCGCCGGCCCTCGCGCTGGACTATGCGCGCACGCTTGGCGAGCTGCGCAGGCATCGTCCGGACCTTTCCATGCTGATCACCGAATCCTCGCCGGCGCTGCTCGATCGGATCGCCGACACGACGCTGCAGATCGAGCGCGGTGAAATCCTGACCACATCGACCAAGAGTAGGCCCTCCCATGCTGCTGCAATTTGA
- a CDS encoding ABC transporter ATP-binding protein — protein MTRPILEARGLHVSFNGVKAADDVSIAIHEGEFLAIIGPNGAGKTTLLNICTGYIRPRSGSVLLDGHDITRLSPRAIARRGVARAFQIPQLFSAQRVIDNMMLALAATDGLWSAIRPLETAKRRDEATALLDLVGLAGDADRISSTLPEGHRKLLDIAVALALRPRLLLLDEPTSGVSALERFPLMEALMGALRQRRITALFVEHDMDVVARYASRVLVWNAGNIMAEGRPDEVFSNAQVRRRVVGVA, from the coding sequence ATGACGCGTCCCATCCTGGAAGCCAGAGGTCTCCACGTCTCGTTCAACGGGGTCAAGGCTGCCGACGACGTCAGCATCGCGATCCACGAGGGCGAGTTCCTCGCGATCATCGGCCCGAACGGGGCAGGCAAGACGACTCTGCTCAACATCTGCACGGGCTATATCCGTCCGAGATCGGGCAGCGTGCTGCTCGACGGTCACGACATCACCCGCCTGTCGCCGCGCGCTATCGCGCGCCGTGGTGTCGCCCGCGCATTCCAGATCCCGCAGCTCTTCTCGGCACAGCGCGTGATCGACAACATGATGCTGGCGCTGGCGGCAACGGATGGCCTGTGGAGCGCGATCCGGCCGCTCGAGACCGCGAAGCGACGTGACGAGGCAACGGCGCTGCTCGACCTCGTCGGTCTCGCTGGCGATGCCGACCGGATCAGCAGCACGCTTCCCGAAGGCCATCGCAAGTTGCTCGACATTGCCGTTGCGCTGGCGCTGCGGCCGCGCCTCCTGCTGCTCGACGAGCCGACCAGTGGCGTAAGCGCACTCGAACGCTTCCCGCTGATGGAGGCCCTGATGGGCGCGCTGCGCCAGCGCCGCATCACCGCACTGTTCGTCGAGCACGACATGGACGTGGTCGCGCGCTACGCAAGCCGGGTCCTGGTGTGGAACGCCGGCAACATCATGGCTGAGGGGCGGCCCGACGAGGTGTTCAGCAACGCGCAAGTCCGCCGGCGCGTCGTGGGAGTTGCCTGA
- a CDS encoding branched-chain amino acid ABC transporter permease, whose translation MRTIIAAAAILVLALLPVAAPWLQFVLTLAIAKGFAALGVAVLLRAGLISIGHAMFFAASAYGVAFLARAGINDLALLLILSVLAGALVGVVAGSFLVRYRAIFFAMLNLAVSMVFYALCAKLYGVTGGTDGMPVPVPAVFGVVLGEPAFKNVLFYLSLGLMVLVGLAVQRYLNSPLGHALSAVHTNEIRLEYLGIPVWAVLLIAYVVSAALAGLGGALAGFAIGRVVPDFAFWTASGHLVLIAVLGGIGGVPGAFIGALFLELLHSGAVTVTDSWNLIVGMTLIIVIMFMPQGIYGLFTRKEAASL comes from the coding sequence ATGCGAACGATCATTGCCGCCGCGGCGATCCTCGTCCTCGCGCTGTTGCCTGTGGCCGCGCCCTGGCTTCAATTCGTCCTGACTCTAGCGATCGCCAAGGGCTTTGCGGCGCTCGGCGTCGCCGTGCTGCTTCGCGCCGGGCTGATCTCGATCGGTCATGCGATGTTCTTCGCCGCGAGCGCCTATGGCGTTGCGTTCCTGGCGCGCGCCGGCATCAATGACCTTGCGCTGCTGCTGATCCTCTCGGTGTTGGCCGGGGCGCTCGTCGGCGTGGTCGCCGGATCGTTTCTCGTCCGCTATCGCGCGATCTTCTTCGCGATGTTGAATCTTGCGGTCTCCATGGTGTTCTACGCGCTGTGCGCCAAGCTGTATGGCGTCACCGGCGGCACCGACGGCATGCCTGTGCCAGTGCCGGCTGTGTTCGGCGTCGTCCTCGGCGAACCGGCGTTCAAGAACGTGCTGTTCTATCTCAGCCTGGGGCTGATGGTGCTCGTCGGCCTTGCCGTGCAGCGCTACCTGAACAGCCCGCTCGGGCATGCGCTTTCGGCCGTCCATACCAACGAGATTCGGCTCGAATATCTGGGCATCCCGGTCTGGGCGGTGCTGCTGATCGCCTATGTCGTCTCGGCGGCGCTCGCCGGCCTTGGCGGCGCGCTTGCCGGCTTTGCGATCGGTCGCGTGGTCCCCGATTTCGCGTTCTGGACCGCATCCGGTCACCTCGTTCTGATCGCCGTGCTTGGCGGTATCGGCGGTGTTCCGGGCGCGTTCATCGGCGCCTTGTTTCTGGAGTTGCTGCACAGTGGGGCTGTGACCGTCACGGATTCCTGGAATTTGATCGTGGGCATGACGCTGATCATCGTGATCATGTTCATGCCGCAAGGGATCTATGGATTGTTCACGCGCAAGGAGGCGGCGAGCCTATGA